One genomic segment of Halalkalicoccus tibetensis includes these proteins:
- a CDS encoding zinc-binding dehydrogenase: MDAVQFAEHGGRDVIEYGEFPDPEVGDDEVLVDVKAGALNHLDVWTRKGLPGLDLEMPHVPGSDCAGVVSEVGEDASRFSEGDRVALIAGVGDERMDDSTLDPRFHIIGEHVRGVHSEYAAIPEDNLVPVPEGVDWETAAAAPLVFQTAWRMLIERGGLQAGEDVLVLGASGGVGHAAVQVAAHAGATVYATASSEEKLGYAREIGADETINYAETEFGSEVKSLTDGRGVDMVVDHIGAETWDESLKSLAKGGRIVTCGATTGPNPGAGLNRMFWNQLSVIGSTMATPEQAETALELVWDGTFEPEIRETLPMSEAARAHEIIEEREGFGKVVVVPDSEL, encoded by the coding sequence ATGGACGCAGTCCAGTTCGCGGAGCACGGCGGGCGCGACGTCATCGAGTACGGCGAGTTCCCCGACCCCGAAGTGGGCGACGACGAAGTGCTCGTCGACGTGAAGGCCGGCGCGCTGAACCACCTCGACGTCTGGACGCGAAAGGGGCTACCCGGACTGGACCTCGAAATGCCACACGTCCCGGGCAGCGACTGTGCGGGCGTCGTCAGCGAGGTCGGCGAGGACGCCAGCCGCTTCTCGGAGGGCGACCGGGTCGCGCTCATCGCGGGCGTCGGCGACGAGCGCATGGACGACTCGACGCTCGACCCGCGCTTTCACATCATCGGCGAGCACGTTCGGGGAGTCCACAGCGAGTACGCGGCGATCCCCGAGGACAACCTCGTTCCCGTGCCCGAGGGCGTCGACTGGGAGACCGCGGCGGCCGCGCCGCTGGTCTTCCAGACCGCCTGGCGGATGCTGATCGAACGCGGCGGGCTCCAGGCCGGCGAGGACGTCCTCGTACTGGGGGCCTCCGGGGGGGTCGGCCACGCCGCGGTCCAGGTCGCCGCCCATGCCGGCGCGACCGTCTACGCCACCGCGAGCTCCGAGGAGAAACTGGGGTACGCCCGGGAGATCGGCGCCGACGAGACGATCAACTACGCCGAGACGGAGTTCGGAAGCGAGGTCAAGTCGCTGACCGACGGCCGCGGGGTCGACATGGTGGTCGACCACATCGGCGCGGAGACCTGGGACGAATCCCTGAAGAGCCTCGCGAAGGGCGGGCGGATCGTCACCTGCGGGGCGACGACGGGCCCGAACCCCGGCGCGGGACTGAACCGGATGTTCTGGAACCAGCTGTCGGTGATCGGCTCGACGATGGCGACCCCCGAGCAGGCAGAAACGGCCCTCGAACTGGTCTGGGACGGCACCTTCGAGCCGGAGATCAGGGAGACGCTGCCGATGAGCGAGGCCGCACGCGCCCACGAGATCATCGAGGAGCGCGAGGGCTTTGGAAAGGTAGTTGTGGTTCCGGACAGCGAACTCTAG